The Streptomyces sp. RKND-216 genomic sequence GGCGGTGACGAAGGCGATGGCAGCGGCCCCCGCCTCCGGTGCGGTGGTGCAGTCCGTTGCGGTCAGCCCCGCGGACCAGCCGAGGCTCCAGCGCTTGAGGTCCACGCCCGTCACCCGCTGCACCAGACGCGTGATGCCGTCGCCGCCGATCCGGGTGTGCGACTCGATGATCCTGAACTCGCCGTCCCGCAGCCTGAACTCGGTGTGGGCGGGGCCGTCCGTCAGCTCCATGGCGTCCAGGAAGCGGGCCACGCACTTCTCCACCATTGCCCGCTCGCCATCGTCCAGGCCGGGGGCGGGAACGACGTGGGCGGCCTCGACGACCGTGGCGTCGAAGAGATGCTTGCGGGTGACGGCCACCAGTCGGTGGGTTCCGCCAGTGCTGAACGTCTCTGCGCTGTACTCGTCGCCCTCGGCGAACTCCTCCAGCAGTGCGGGCGCGCCGAGGTCGAGGCGTTCGAGGTCGGCCGGGTCCGCGACGATCCGCACGTCCCGGCTCGCCGTTCCTTCGGGCGGCTTGAGCACCGCGCGCGCCGCGCCCCACGCGCGCATGCGGCGTGCGGCCTCCGCGCCGCCGGCCGGGACGGCGTACCGCACCGACAGGTCCGGGACGGTCTGCGCCATCCGCTGCCGCATCACGGCCTTGTCCTGGAAGCGGCGCACCACCTCGGGGCGCAGCCCGGTGGTGCCCAGCGTCTCGTTCGCGACGGCCGCGGGCAGTTGCCCGGTCTCGGTCACGGAGACCACGGCGGACACGCCGAGCGGTGCGACCACCTCCCGCAGCAGCACCCGCAGTTCCTCGTCGCGGGAGAAGTCCGTGGTGTAGAGGTTGCAGCCGATCCGCACGATCTCGTCGACCGGGGAGCCCGGCTGCTGGAGGAACACGGCTGCCGGGTCGACCTCGCGTGCGACGGCGGCGATGGACGGGCTCGCTCCGATGACGACCAGCCGCCCGCTCACTGCGGGCCCGCCGCTTCTCCGGCGCACTCCCGAAGGAAGGCGAGCTTGGAGTAGAAGGTCCGCTCCCCCGGGGTGCCGCTCGCCTTCAGGTGGTCCTCGACCCGGCCGGTGAGGTCGGCGATGTCGGCGTCGATGGACGCGGGGTCGAGGCCCTCGTGCAACCGGGAGTGCAGGTACTCGATCTCGAGCTGCCGGAGCACCCGGGGGCCGTCGCCCCCGTTCTCGCCCTCCACCGTCACCTCGTCGATCTCCACCCCGTACGCGTGGCCGGTGCGGGTGGACTCCACATTGACGTCGAACCGGGTCCTCCGGAAATCGGGGAGCCGCCGTACGACGAGTTCCGGGTATTCCCGGGAGAGGAATTCCTCGAAGGTGGATTCCGTCACCGCCACGCCTCGCTGGAATGTCTCCTCGCGCCGGAGCGCTTCTCGTTCGAAGCGTTTGCGCTTCAGGTTCCACCGTCCGTCCCGGCCCCGGAGAAAGGCGAGATAGCCGCGTTCCCCGGCGGGCTCCAGGACCTCGTAGGTGTGCTGCTCGAAATGCCAGCGGGTCAGTTCGTAGCCGGGCTCCGGAATGAAGTCGCCGAGGAGTCCGCGGTCGGCCCGCGCCCACAGTTCCTTCGTGAGCCGCCACGAGGACGCGCCGGGCCCCAGCGTGATCTTCTGTTCGATCTCGGTGCCGCTCTCGAAGGTGGTGAGCCCGCGCCCCTCGGAGAGAAGGGGGACGGCGTACTCCGCCGCCGTCTCCCGGGCACTCTCGGCCAGGGCGACGAGGTCGGCGACCGGGGCGTCCGCCTCGTGCGGGAAGCGTGCCGTCCTCACCAGCAGGATGCCGACCTTGCGCAGCCGGGCGCAGGAGAGCACCTCGGTGAAGGGCTGTGCCAGCTGCCGGTGCGTCCGCAGCAGCAGCACGGGGGCCAGGGTGTCCGTGCGCACGTCCGGCGGCAGCGTCTCGTCGAGGAACGCGCCGAAGCCGTCGTCCAGGGCGATGCCCGCCCACGTGGCGGCGGCCGTGCCGGACCCGGCGGGCGGGTCGGGCAGGGCGCGGGGCTCCGGCCGCAGAAGGTGGAGGCCGCACGGCGCCGTGTCGGCCGGGGTGAGGTATTCCGTCGCACGGCCCGCGTCGCCCGGCTCGTCCGCCAGGCGGACCGCGAGCAGCGCCGCACCCGGCGTCGGCCGCACCGGGTACTGCAGTGCGATGTCGCCGAGGAGGAGATGCCGGGTCACACGGTGCCGGAATTCCCGACCGGACGTAGGTGACTCCGCCATGCAAGCTCCCAGGGTCGTGTCGAACGGCTCACGACGACCGGTGGGGGAGGCGGAATTCCGCAGGGGAACCGACACGCCACTACCTGTGCGGGAATTGCCGGGAGGGCAACCAGGGCCGGATGGCCTCGAACCGTCGGGCAACGTGAATACAGCGATCGAGTGGCAGCGATCTTTTCAGTGGCCCGCCGGACTGTCAAGGGCCCTTTCCGCGAACCGACTTGCGGAAAGGGCCCTTGTCGCGAAGTTACCGTTTCGCGTGGAGGGAAACCAGGGTGGTCCCTAGTCCCGGGCGACGGCCGCCTCGTCGTGGAAGCGGCCGTCGAGGCGTGCGACGAGGCCGGTGACCTGACGCGCGATGTCGGGCGCGGTGAGACCGATGCCGGCCATCACCTGGCCCCGCGAGCCGTGGTCGAGGAACTTCTCCGGAATGCCGAAGTCGCGCAGCGGCACGTCCACCGACGCATCCCGCAGCGCCTGCGCGATCGCGGAACCGACGCCGCCGGCACGGCTGTTGTCCTCGACGGTGACCACCACCCGGTGGGCGGCGGCCAGTTCCGGCAGCGCCTTGTCGACGGGCTTGACCCAGCGCGGGTCGACCACCGTGGCGGAGATGCCCTGGCGGTCCAGGTGGTCGGCGATCTCCAGGCACATGGGGGCGAGCGCGCCGACGGAGATCAGCAGCACGTCGGCGGTCTCGGTGTCCGGCTCGCGCAGGACGTCCATGCCACCGGCGGTGTCGACGGCGGGGACGGCGGGCCCGACGGCGCCCTTGGAGTAGCGGACCACGGTCGGTGCGTCGTCGACGTCCACCGCCTCCCGCAGCTGCGCACGCAGCTGCTCGGCGTCGCGCGGCGCGGCGAGCCGCAGCCCGGGCACGCACTGGAGCACTGACATGTCCCACATGCCGTTGTGCGACGCACCGTCCGTGCCGGTGACCCCGGCCCGGTCCAGGACGAAGGTGACGCCGCACTTGTGCAGGGCGACATCCATCAGCACCTGGTCGAAGGCCCGGTTGAGGAAGGTGGCGTACACCGCGAAGACGGGGTGCAGTCCGCCGGTGGCCAGCCCGGCCGCGGACACCGCGCCGTGCTGCTCGGCGATGCCGACGTCGAAGACCCGTTCGGGGAACTCCTGTGCGAAGTCATGCAGGCCGACCGGGCGCATCATCGCGGCGGTGATGGCGACGACGTCCTCGCGTTCGCGGCCGAGCTTCACCATCTCCTCGCCGAAGACGGAGGTCCAGTCCGCGCCGGAGGACTTCACCGGCAGGCCGGTGTCGGGGTGGATGACGCCCACCGCGTGGAACTGGTCGGCCTCGTCCTGACGCGCGGGCTGGTAGCCGCGGCCCTTCTCCGTCAGCACGTGCACGATCACCGGCCCGCCGAAGCGCTTGGCACGCTGCAGCGCCGACTCGACGGCCTCGATGTCGTGACCGTCGATGGGGCCGACGTACTTCAGGCCCAGGTCCTCGAACATGCCCTGCGGCGCGACGAGGTCCTTGAGCCCCTTCTTCGCGCCGTGCAGCGTCTCGTACAGCGGCTTGCCCACCACGGGCGTGCGGTTGAGAACGTCCTTGCCGCGGGCGAGGAAACGCTCGTAGCCGTCGGTGGTGCGCAGCGTGGCGAGGTGGTTGGCGAGGCCGCCGATGGTCGGCGCGTAGGAGCGCTCGTTGTCGTTGACGACGATGACCAGCGGGCGGTCCTTGGCGTCGGCGATGTTGTTCAGCGCCTCCCAGGCCATGCCGCCGGTCAGCGCCCCGTCGCCGATGACGGCGGCGACGTGGTCGCCGGTGCGGCGGATCTCGTTGGCCTTGGCGAGACCGTCGGCCCAGCCGAGAACGGTCGAGGCGTGGCTGTTCTCGATGACGTCGTGCGCGGACTCGGCGCGCGACGGATAGCCGGAGAGGCCGCCCTGGGCGCGCAGCTTGGAGAAGTCCTGCCGCCCGGTGAGCAGCTTGTGCACGTAGGACTGGTGTCCGGTGTCGAAGAGGATCTTGTCGCGCGGGGAGTCGTACACCCGGTGCAGCGCGATGGTGAGTTCCACGACGCCGAGGTTGGGGCCGAGGTGACCGCCGGTGCGGGAGACCGAATCGACGAGGAACGTCCGGATCTCCTCGGCCAGCTGCTCCAGCTGCTGCGGGCTGAGCCGGTCCAGATCGCGCGGTCCGGTGATGCGGGTCAGCAGTGCCACCCGTGCCTCCTTGCTTCGAGCTGCTGTCGAGCCGTGCCGATCCGTCGAGTCTAATGTCCCGTTCGCCTGGACGTTCGCCCGCCCGGGCCCGACCGGCCGGTTTCGCGTCACCCGTGCGGACCTGTGACACACCCGTGCCCGGACCCTTACGGAGCCGGGCACGGGTGTGTCTGGTGTCGGGACGGCAGGTCAGGTGCGTCCTGCGGTCTTCTGCGTGCGGCGGGAGACGGAGTCGATCACGACGGCGGCCAGCAGCACCGCGCCGGTGATCATGTACTGGATCTCGCTGGCCATGCCGAGCAGGTTCAGCCCCTGCTGGATGGACATGATCACCAGGGCACCGAGCAGCGCGGAGAGGATCTTGCCGCGGCCGCCGAAGAGGCTGGTGCCGCCGATGACGGCGGCGGCGATCACGTTCATCAGGGTGTTGCCGGCACCGAGGTTCTTGGTGGCGCCGCCCTGCTGGCTGGCGATGAAGAGACCGCCGAAGGCCGCGAGCATGCCGGCGATGCCGAACACCGTGATGCGGATCTTCTCCACGTTGATGCCCGCCCTCCGGGCGGCCTCCGCGTTGCCGCCGACGGCGAAGATCTGCCGGCCGTAGGTGGTGCGGCGGGAGACGAAGTCCGCGACGAAGAGGACGATCAGGAAGATCAGCAGCGCCAGCGGAAGGCCGCGCGCCCCGGCCGGCTCGTTGAGCTGGTAGGCCGCGCCGAAGGCGATGACGGCGATGACTCCGGTGCGCAGTGCGATCTCGCTGACCGGCCGGTGCGGCAGGCCGGCGGTACGGCGGCGGCGGGTGTCGCGCAGCAGTGCGAAGAGGTAGCCGCCGACGGCGACGAGGGCCAGCGCGTAGGCCGCGGCCTTGTCGCTGAAGTAATAGCCGGTGATGTCCTGGACGAGGCTGTTCGAGGGCGTGTTGATGCTGCCCTCGTTGCCCATCATCCAGATCTGCAGGCCGCTCCAGCCGAGGAAGCCGGCGAGGGTGACGACGAACGCGGGGACGCCGACCTTGGCGAAAAAGAACCCGTGCAGCAGGCCGATGAGACCACCGGTGACCAGCGCGATCAGTACGGACAGCAGGTCGTTCAGCTGGTGGGTGACGCTGAGCACCGCCCACATCGCGGCGCCGACGCCGGCCACCGAGCCGACCGACAGGTCGATCTCGCCGAGCAGCAGCACGAACACGATGCCGATGGCCATGATGCCCAGGCCCGCGGTGTAGACGCTGATGTCGCTGAGGCTGCGCGCCGAGAGGAAGGTGGGGTCGAGCGACTGGAAGATGACGGCGATGACGATCAGGCCGATGACGACCGGGATGGAGCCGAGTTCACCACCGCGCACCCGGCGCTTGAAGTCGCTCAGGTAGCCCGCGAAGCCCTGCTGGCGGACC encodes the following:
- a CDS encoding ATP-grasp domain-containing protein — protein: MSGRLVVIGASPSIAAVAREVDPAAVFLQQPGSPVDEIVRIGCNLYTTDFSRDEELRVLLREVVAPLGVSAVVSVTETGQLPAAVANETLGTTGLRPEVVRRFQDKAVMRQRMAQTVPDLSVRYAVPAGGAEAARRMRAWGAARAVLKPPEGTASRDVRIVADPADLERLDLGAPALLEEFAEGDEYSAETFSTGGTHRLVAVTRKHLFDATVVEAAHVVPAPGLDDGERAMVEKCVARFLDAMELTDGPAHTEFRLRDGEFRIIESHTRIGGDGITRLVQRVTGVDLKRWSLGWSAGLTATDCTTAPEAGAAAIAFVTAPPGRVTAVRVPDFAPQGADVRDVDLYVGPGDEIGELTDSRQRAGHVLATGDDPATVLAAVRDMAARVVVETAR
- the dxs gene encoding 1-deoxy-D-xylulose-5-phosphate synthase, whose product is MALLTRITGPRDLDRLSPQQLEQLAEEIRTFLVDSVSRTGGHLGPNLGVVELTIALHRVYDSPRDKILFDTGHQSYVHKLLTGRQDFSKLRAQGGLSGYPSRAESAHDVIENSHASTVLGWADGLAKANEIRRTGDHVAAVIGDGALTGGMAWEALNNIADAKDRPLVIVVNDNERSYAPTIGGLANHLATLRTTDGYERFLARGKDVLNRTPVVGKPLYETLHGAKKGLKDLVAPQGMFEDLGLKYVGPIDGHDIEAVESALQRAKRFGGPVIVHVLTEKGRGYQPARQDEADQFHAVGVIHPDTGLPVKSSGADWTSVFGEEMVKLGREREDVVAITAAMMRPVGLHDFAQEFPERVFDVGIAEQHGAVSAAGLATGGLHPVFAVYATFLNRAFDQVLMDVALHKCGVTFVLDRAGVTGTDGASHNGMWDMSVLQCVPGLRLAAPRDAEQLRAQLREAVDVDDAPTVVRYSKGAVGPAVPAVDTAGGMDVLREPDTETADVLLISVGALAPMCLEIADHLDRQGISATVVDPRWVKPVDKALPELAAAHRVVVTVEDNSRAGGVGSAIAQALRDASVDVPLRDFGIPEKFLDHGSRGQVMAGIGLTAPDIARQVTGLVARLDGRFHDEAAVARD
- a CDS encoding sugar ABC transporter permease codes for the protein MSDTTKPTVTKEKADGTPDSATEQAVDPRLLVRQQGFAGYLSDFKRRVRGGELGSIPVVIGLIVIAVIFQSLDPTFLSARSLSDISVYTAGLGIMAIGIVFVLLLGEIDLSVGSVAGVGAAMWAVLSVTHQLNDLLSVLIALVTGGLIGLLHGFFFAKVGVPAFVVTLAGFLGWSGLQIWMMGNEGSINTPSNSLVQDITGYYFSDKAAAYALALVAVGGYLFALLRDTRRRRTAGLPHRPVSEIALRTGVIAVIAFGAAYQLNEPAGARGLPLALLIFLIVLFVADFVSRRTTYGRQIFAVGGNAEAARRAGINVEKIRITVFGIAGMLAAFGGLFIASQQGGATKNLGAGNTLMNVIAAAVIGGTSLFGGRGKILSALLGALVIMSIQQGLNLLGMASEIQYMITGAVLLAAVVIDSVSRRTQKTAGRT